A stretch of the Thalassotalea euphylliae genome encodes the following:
- a CDS encoding carbohydrate binding family 9 domain-containing protein — MSLKKLLSIGAALVLSQSSIAAYAEPAKNYQLPHFSASIETDGKLDEAIWQSALVIDLAYENRPAEGQTAPVKTQMLVFENGQALHVAFKAYDPNPSDIRAVLRDRDSLWRDDHVGIVIDTFNDERSGYEFYVNPLGIQADLRMDDSNGWDDDDSWDAIWDSAGQITDFGYVVEMVIPFNALRFPEREGSLTWNIAGRRIYPREVRYELASYKNDRNLKCNLCQFDQLVGFESAKAGNNFQLTPTLTISRFDEKPEVPGDWQQGDIEVEPGLDVRWGITQDMVLNATINPDFSQVEADSSQLDVNNTFSLFFPEKRPFFLDGASYFDVAEFNFVHTRNIVEPDYGVKLTGKTENHSYGVLVANDKHTNFLIPGALGSDIAELSQESDVALARYKVDLGERHNIGVLMTNRSGDDYRNTLASIDGNYWFSETDSLRVNFAFADTQNPDSVQNDFELDEEQQDHAYSIRYGRETRDYNLRASYRNVGEDFRSDLGFVSKVDFERAVLGGRYTWYGEKDNWFHRWGVFGDWDATYDQAGNLLEREYEIHGNLQGQSQFYTNFGVVTRERLFDEQYFDETQYMVYAEFTPIAGLELANFIRVGDQVDFANTQLGDAIVLEPRILWDVNQHLKLDIAYNFFELDVDEGRLFTANQMDFRINYQFDLRSIIKLVVQYTDIDRNVDLYQYDTIDDRPQATERFFATQLIYSYKINPQTLFFIGYSDGGFQDDSLENLERDQRSIFTKFSYAWQL; from the coding sequence ATGTCTCTGAAAAAACTCTTATCGATAGGAGCTGCGTTAGTCCTTTCGCAAAGCTCAATTGCTGCTTATGCCGAGCCAGCAAAAAATTACCAATTACCTCACTTTTCAGCATCCATTGAAACGGATGGAAAACTTGACGAAGCGATTTGGCAAAGTGCGCTCGTGATTGACCTTGCTTATGAAAATCGTCCAGCAGAAGGTCAAACTGCGCCAGTAAAAACACAAATGCTGGTGTTTGAAAACGGGCAAGCATTGCATGTTGCCTTTAAGGCATATGACCCTAATCCAAGCGATATCCGCGCCGTATTGCGTGATCGCGACAGCTTATGGCGTGATGATCATGTTGGTATTGTCATTGATACGTTCAATGATGAGCGCAGTGGCTACGAGTTTTATGTTAACCCATTAGGCATTCAAGCCGATTTGCGTATGGATGACAGTAATGGTTGGGACGATGATGATTCATGGGACGCGATTTGGGATAGTGCGGGTCAAATTACCGACTTTGGTTATGTGGTTGAAATGGTTATTCCGTTTAATGCACTTAGGTTCCCAGAGCGAGAGGGGAGCTTAACGTGGAATATTGCCGGTCGTCGTATTTACCCGCGCGAAGTACGCTATGAATTGGCAAGCTATAAAAACGATCGCAACTTAAAGTGTAATTTATGCCAATTTGACCAACTTGTTGGGTTTGAATCTGCCAAAGCCGGTAATAACTTTCAGCTAACGCCAACGCTGACCATTTCTCGCTTTGATGAAAAGCCAGAAGTCCCAGGCGACTGGCAACAAGGTGATATCGAAGTTGAACCTGGTTTAGATGTGCGTTGGGGCATTACCCAAGATATGGTACTTAATGCCACGATTAATCCAGACTTTTCTCAAGTAGAAGCAGATTCCAGTCAGTTAGACGTGAACAATACCTTTTCATTGTTCTTTCCAGAAAAGCGACCGTTTTTCTTAGATGGGGCGTCTTATTTTGATGTCGCAGAGTTTAACTTTGTCCATACACGCAACATTGTTGAGCCAGATTACGGCGTAAAGCTGACTGGGAAAACCGAAAATCACAGCTACGGTGTGCTTGTTGCCAACGATAAACATACGAATTTTTTAATCCCAGGTGCGCTTGGCTCTGATATTGCTGAACTGTCGCAAGAATCCGATGTGGCGTTAGCTCGCTATAAAGTCGACTTGGGTGAGCGTCACAATATCGGCGTGTTAATGACTAATCGTAGTGGTGACGATTATCGCAATACACTTGCGTCAATTGATGGTAACTACTGGTTTTCTGAAACAGACAGTTTACGAGTCAATTTTGCCTTTGCTGATACGCAAAACCCAGACAGTGTACAAAACGATTTTGAGTTAGACGAAGAGCAGCAAGATCATGCCTACAGCATTCGTTACGGGCGTGAAACTCGTGATTATAATTTGCGTGCTTCTTACCGAAATGTGGGGGAGGATTTTCGCTCTGACTTAGGCTTTGTTTCTAAGGTTGATTTTGAACGAGCCGTACTAGGTGGACGCTACACTTGGTATGGTGAAAAAGATAACTGGTTCCACCGTTGGGGCGTTTTTGGCGACTGGGATGCTACCTACGACCAAGCGGGTAACTTACTTGAACGTGAGTATGAGATCCATGGCAACTTGCAGGGGCAATCTCAGTTCTATACCAATTTTGGTGTTGTGACGCGTGAGCGCTTGTTTGACGAGCAATATTTTGATGAAACCCAGTACATGGTTTATGCAGAATTTACCCCAATTGCAGGGCTTGAGCTGGCCAACTTTATCCGAGTTGGCGATCAAGTAGATTTTGCCAATACTCAACTTGGCGACGCTATTGTGTTAGAGCCAAGAATACTATGGGATGTGAATCAGCATTTAAAGTTAGATATTGCCTATAATTTCTTTGAGCTTGATGTAGACGAAGGGCGCTTATTTACCGCTAACCAAATGGATTTTCGCATTAATTATCAGTTTGACTTGCGCAGCATTATTAAACTTGTCGTGCAGTACACAGATATTGATCGAAATGTCGATTTATACCAATACGACACCATTGATGACCGACCTCAAGCGACTGAGCGATTTTTTGCCACTCAGTTAATTTATTCCTACAAAATCAATCCGCAAACCTTGTTTTTCATTGGCTATTCCGATGGCGGTTTTCAAGATGATTCGTTGGAGAATTTAGAGCGAGATCAGCGCAGTATTTTCACCAAGTTTAGCTATGCATGGCAGTTGTAA
- the ovoA gene encoding 5-histidylcysteine sulfoxide synthase: protein MNITKQQLKTPYLTAADSQSGNIEQIAAKRAELKAYFINSWQTYESLFALINNDEAFYSRPEPLRHPLIFYYGHTATFYINKLMLGKFIKQRINEKLEAICAVGVDEMSWDDLNSAHYDWPSVDEVRTYRNQVFDLVCELIDTMELSLPITQDSLAWIILMGSEHERIHLETSSVIMRMLPLQDLTPTEAWQSCPYQGQAPINELLPVAAQAIELGKKADDNTYGWDNEYGAVSLEVPDFRTSKYLVSNQEFMAFVEAGGYQTPSYWSPEGQQWLSYKQATMPRFWLKKDDGYYQRNLLSEMPLPLNWPVEVNYLEAKAFCNWQSSITGRNVRLPTEPEWYVLREKVAGDLPDWQEAPGNTNLEYFASSCPVDKFDNQGIFDVVGNVWQWTESSIDAFEGFKVHPLYDDFSTPTFDGKHNLIKGGSWISTGNEAIASSRYAFRRHFFQHAGFRYVENEQQAMPLVPANHFEQDQDVCQQLQSHYQNVGLSGGNYQQQLAEQVRTWLVEHNANTEKLLDLGCSVGRTSFALADLFAHVDGVDFSARYIQHGVKLQLGEAVRFETVQEGDIVDFHELALADIGLSAAQNVLFSQGDATNLKDIFTGYDVILAQQVLEQCYDPKQFLKQVSTRLNDGALLVIASDYQFDAQVAPKEKWLGGIKVNGENLVGFEGVQQTLGNNFELLAQTQLNQVIKVTKRTSQLSEKHVTLWRFNA from the coding sequence ATGAATATTACGAAACAACAACTAAAAACCCCATACTTAACCGCAGCAGACTCGCAATCAGGCAACATCGAGCAAATTGCAGCAAAACGCGCGGAATTAAAAGCTTACTTTATCAACAGCTGGCAAACTTATGAGTCGTTGTTTGCTTTGATCAATAACGACGAAGCGTTTTACTCACGACCAGAGCCATTGCGCCACCCATTGATTTTCTATTACGGCCATACGGCAACTTTTTACATTAACAAGCTGATGCTGGGTAAGTTTATAAAGCAGCGAATAAATGAAAAGCTAGAGGCGATTTGCGCTGTGGGTGTTGATGAAATGAGTTGGGACGATCTCAACAGTGCACATTACGACTGGCCAAGTGTTGACGAAGTGAGAACATATCGCAATCAAGTGTTTGATTTGGTCTGCGAGTTAATTGATACAATGGAACTGAGCTTGCCCATCACGCAAGATTCACTTGCTTGGATCATTTTGATGGGCAGCGAGCATGAGCGAATTCACTTGGAAACCTCATCAGTAATCATGCGTATGTTGCCATTGCAAGATTTAACACCGACTGAAGCATGGCAGTCATGTCCTTATCAAGGCCAAGCACCAATTAATGAATTGCTGCCAGTTGCCGCACAAGCGATTGAGCTAGGAAAAAAAGCCGACGATAACACCTATGGTTGGGACAACGAATACGGCGCTGTATCGCTAGAGGTGCCTGATTTTCGCACCAGTAAGTATTTAGTTTCTAACCAAGAGTTTATGGCTTTTGTCGAGGCTGGGGGTTATCAAACACCTTCGTATTGGTCGCCTGAAGGTCAGCAATGGTTGAGTTATAAACAGGCGACTATGCCGCGTTTTTGGTTGAAAAAAGACGATGGTTATTATCAGCGCAATCTATTGTCGGAAATGCCATTACCTTTAAATTGGCCAGTTGAAGTTAACTACTTAGAAGCGAAAGCCTTTTGTAATTGGCAGTCGAGTATTACGGGGCGCAATGTCAGGTTGCCTACTGAGCCTGAATGGTATGTACTGCGTGAAAAAGTCGCTGGCGACTTACCCGATTGGCAAGAGGCTCCAGGCAATACAAACCTAGAATATTTTGCCTCTAGCTGCCCTGTCGATAAGTTTGATAACCAAGGAATTTTTGACGTAGTGGGTAATGTTTGGCAATGGACTGAGTCGAGCATTGATGCTTTTGAAGGCTTTAAAGTACATCCGTTATACGATGACTTTTCTACGCCAACCTTTGACGGTAAACATAATTTGATTAAGGGCGGCTCATGGATTTCCACCGGTAACGAAGCAATTGCGAGTTCGCGTTACGCGTTTCGTCGCCACTTCTTCCAACATGCGGGATTCCGTTATGTGGAAAATGAGCAACAAGCTATGCCATTAGTGCCTGCCAACCATTTTGAACAAGATCAAGATGTTTGCCAACAACTGCAAAGTCACTATCAAAATGTCGGTCTTAGCGGTGGTAATTACCAGCAGCAATTAGCCGAGCAGGTTCGTACTTGGCTTGTCGAGCACAATGCCAACACCGAGAAATTATTGGACTTAGGCTGCAGTGTTGGCCGCACGAGTTTTGCTCTAGCGGACTTGTTTGCACATGTTGATGGTGTCGACTTTTCTGCGCGCTATATTCAACACGGCGTCAAACTTCAACTTGGTGAAGCGGTGCGTTTTGAAACGGTGCAAGAGGGAGATATTGTTGATTTTCATGAGCTTGCATTAGCAGATATTGGCTTATCTGCTGCCCAAAATGTGCTGTTTAGTCAAGGCGATGCAACGAATCTAAAAGATATTTTCACCGGTTATGACGTAATACTCGCTCAGCAAGTACTAGAGCAATGTTATGATCCGAAGCAGTTTCTAAAGCAAGTCTCAACTCGTTTGAACGACGGTGCTTTGTTAGTGATAGCTTCAGATTATCAGTTTGATGCTCAGGTTGCCCCGAAAGAAAAGTGGCTTGGTGGTATCAAGGTTAATGGCGAAAACCTAGTGGGATTTGAAGGAGTTCAACAAACCTTGGGGAATAACTTTGAATTACTGGCACAAACGCAACTTAACCAAGTGATTAAAGTGACCAAACGCACCAGCCAGCTCAGTGAAAAGCACGTAACCTTATGGCGCTTTAATGCTTAG
- a CDS encoding pyridoxal phosphate-dependent aminotransferase, which yields MNYDSLPPHIAYTRALNADIRYNLSHSCGQAYSLAELTAMDKHGRLKSFADQPLDYASVQGQAELREEIASFHQSINESEQLPSANSLSALSKECVVTFSGAQEALMGIYQSLIRSGDEVVVFTPNYPSLTAMVKPLGGKLIEIPITLDKENGGWQFDIEQLRASVNKRTRLVVINAPHNPTGATLSQVQRSEVLAIVKAYGCYLLSDDVTQPLAYESSLAHQYLDYDKAISVSVMSKSFGLGGVRVGWAVTRNRQLIERLVAFKASHSICTSRFDEQLAIVALENNELIIQNTKAIAKRNINRFAQCVDKFPSLFEWHPPSAGLLTLVKVNTIQPIAQWCTHMAEQTGILLLPSELFGLSEPYIRLGLGQENFGEAVVVLERYLS from the coding sequence ATGAATTACGACAGCTTACCTCCTCATATTGCTTATACGCGAGCACTAAACGCTGACATTCGCTATAACCTCAGCCACTCCTGTGGACAAGCGTATTCACTTGCTGAATTAACCGCGATGGATAAACATGGTCGGTTAAAATCATTTGCAGATCAGCCGTTAGATTATGCCAGCGTGCAAGGGCAGGCGGAGTTACGAGAAGAAATTGCAAGTTTTCATCAATCCATTAATGAAAGTGAGCAGCTACCTTCTGCAAATTCGCTTAGTGCATTGTCCAAAGAATGTGTTGTTACCTTTTCGGGGGCACAAGAAGCATTGATGGGGATTTATCAAAGCTTGATCCGCAGTGGCGATGAAGTCGTTGTTTTTACCCCAAACTACCCTTCATTAACGGCGATGGTAAAGCCTCTTGGTGGCAAGCTAATTGAAATACCTATCACGTTAGACAAGGAAAATGGTGGTTGGCAGTTTGATATTGAGCAGCTTAGAGCAAGTGTTAATAAGCGCACCCGCCTTGTGGTCATCAATGCGCCACACAACCCAACGGGGGCGACGCTTTCTCAAGTACAGCGCAGTGAAGTATTAGCAATTGTCAAAGCCTACGGTTGTTACCTGCTAAGCGATGATGTTACACAGCCATTGGCTTATGAATCCTCACTTGCGCATCAATATTTGGACTACGATAAAGCGATATCAGTATCTGTGATGTCAAAAAGCTTTGGCCTAGGCGGGGTTCGGGTTGGCTGGGCAGTAACGCGCAACCGTCAATTAATAGAACGATTAGTTGCTTTCAAAGCCAGCCATAGTATTTGTACATCTCGTTTTGATGAGCAGCTCGCGATAGTCGCTTTAGAAAACAATGAATTAATCATCCAAAATACAAAGGCAATCGCTAAACGAAATATTAATCGCTTTGCCCAGTGCGTTGATAAGTTTCCGAGTTTATTTGAATGGCATCCACCAAGTGCAGGTTTGTTAACGCTTGTTAAGGTCAATACTATTCAGCCGATAGCACAGTGGTGTACACATATGGCCGAACAAACGGGTATATTGCTTCTACCGAGCGAATTATTTGGACTAAGTGAACCATACATTCGCTTGGGTTTAGGGCAGGAAAACTTCGGTGAAGCGGTTGTCGTATTAGAGCGTTACTTGTCATAG